The Saccharopolyspora gloriosae genome window below encodes:
- a CDS encoding ATP-binding protein, which produces MKRGDLRIYLGAAPGVGKTYAMLGEARRRGARGTDVVVGLVETHGREETRRLLDGLEQVPRRTLVHRGVPVTELDLDAVLARKPQVAVVDELAHTNVPGSRNEKRWQDVEELLEAGITVLSTVNVQHLESLNDVVESITGVRQQETVPDEVVRRAEQIELADITPQALRRRLAHGNVYAADKVDAALGNYFRTGNLTALRELALLWLADQVDVALRRYRAERHITDTWEARERVVAAITGGAESETLIRRARRIAARAGAELQVVHVLRGDGLAGASPANLARARRVADDVGASFHTVVGDDVPEALLEFARGVDATQLVVGTSRRSRWARVTAEGIGSTVVQHSGKIDVHMVTHGQAGARPFRRPARNPLSRVRRAWGWGLAVVLPTLVTVLSALLGNFELSTDVVGYFLATVVVALVGGVAPSVATALLAGGLLNFFLTEPRHSLAVSHPGTLVTVFAMIGAGLMVAVVVDRAARLAERAARARTEAALLASYARTVLTHPDPLPRLLEKLVENFGLSSAALLERGDDGWTIAASLGARPCTRPDQSDVDIEVTPDVHLALSRPDGRALPADDRTVLEAAAGQALVALRQQRMVAETAEAQRQADANRLRTALLSAVGHDLRTPLASIKASVSSLRIPGLELSEQDTAELLAGVEESTDRLTDLVDNLLDSSRLATGAIVPQLHPVGYDQVVAGALAGLEGRERVEVDTDESLPAVLADVGLLERVIANVVQNAVKYGGDRVSVRASEHARWVELRIVDHGPGLPEDAAEAVFAPFERLDGHADTGPPGVGLGLSVAQGFMQAMHGTIRAEDTPGGGLTMVLALPVATEGR; this is translated from the coding sequence ATGAAGCGGGGCGACCTGCGGATCTACCTCGGCGCCGCGCCGGGCGTGGGCAAGACCTACGCGATGCTCGGCGAGGCGCGGCGGCGCGGCGCGCGCGGCACCGACGTGGTCGTCGGCCTGGTGGAGACGCACGGCCGGGAGGAGACGCGGCGGCTGCTCGACGGCCTGGAGCAGGTGCCGCGCCGCACCCTGGTGCACCGCGGCGTGCCGGTGACCGAGCTGGACCTCGACGCGGTCCTCGCGCGGAAACCCCAGGTCGCGGTGGTCGACGAGCTCGCGCACACCAACGTTCCCGGTTCCCGCAACGAGAAGCGCTGGCAGGACGTCGAGGAACTGCTCGAAGCCGGGATCACCGTGCTGTCCACGGTCAACGTGCAGCATTTGGAGAGCCTCAACGACGTCGTCGAGTCGATCACCGGAGTTCGCCAGCAGGAGACGGTCCCCGACGAGGTGGTGCGCCGCGCCGAGCAGATCGAGCTCGCCGACATCACCCCGCAGGCCCTGCGGCGCCGCTTGGCGCACGGCAACGTCTACGCCGCCGACAAGGTGGATGCCGCGCTGGGCAACTACTTCCGCACCGGCAACCTCACGGCGCTGCGCGAGCTGGCGCTGCTGTGGCTGGCCGACCAGGTCGACGTGGCGTTGCGCCGCTACCGCGCGGAACGCCACATCACCGACACGTGGGAGGCCCGGGAGCGGGTCGTCGCGGCGATCACCGGCGGAGCGGAGAGCGAGACGCTGATCCGCCGCGCCCGCCGCATCGCCGCCCGCGCGGGCGCGGAGCTGCAGGTGGTGCACGTGCTGCGCGGCGACGGGCTGGCCGGTGCCTCCCCGGCGAACCTGGCTCGGGCCCGCCGGGTCGCCGACGACGTGGGCGCGAGCTTCCACACGGTGGTGGGCGACGACGTCCCGGAGGCGTTGCTGGAGTTCGCCCGTGGCGTGGACGCGACGCAGCTGGTGGTGGGCACGTCGCGGCGCTCGCGCTGGGCGCGGGTGACCGCCGAGGGCATCGGCTCCACGGTCGTGCAGCACTCCGGGAAGATCGACGTGCACATGGTGACGCACGGCCAGGCCGGTGCGCGCCCGTTCCGCCGCCCCGCGCGCAACCCGCTGTCCCGCGTGCGCCGGGCCTGGGGCTGGGGGCTGGCGGTGGTGCTGCCGACGCTGGTGACGGTGCTCAGCGCGCTGTTGGGGAACTTCGAGCTCTCCACCGACGTGGTCGGCTACTTCCTGGCGACGGTGGTGGTGGCGCTGGTCGGCGGGGTCGCTCCGTCGGTGGCGACGGCGCTGCTGGCGGGCGGGTTGCTGAACTTCTTCCTCACGGAGCCGCGGCATTCGCTGGCGGTGAGCCATCCGGGCACGCTGGTGACGGTGTTCGCGATGATCGGCGCGGGCCTGATGGTGGCGGTGGTGGTGGACCGCGCCGCCCGATTGGCCGAGCGCGCCGCGCGCGCCCGCACGGAGGCCGCGCTGCTCGCCTCGTACGCGCGCACGGTGCTGACACACCCCGATCCGCTGCCGAGGTTGCTGGAGAAGCTGGTGGAGAACTTCGGGCTCTCGTCGGCGGCGTTGCTGGAGCGGGGTGATGACGGCTGGACCATCGCCGCGTCCCTCGGCGCCCGCCCGTGCACTCGACCGGATCAGTCCGATGTGGACATCGAGGTGACCCCGGACGTGCACCTGGCGCTGAGCCGCCCCGACGGCCGGGCGCTGCCCGCGGACGACCGCACGGTCCTGGAGGCGGCGGCCGGGCAGGCGCTGGTCGCGTTGCGCCAGCAGCGCATGGTGGCGGAGACGGCGGAGGCGCAACGCCAAGCCGACGCGAACCGCCTGCGCACGGCGTTGCTCTCCGCGGTGGGGCACGACCTGCGCACGCCGCTGGCGTCGATCAAGGCGTCGGTGAGCAGCCTGCGCATCCCCGGCCTGGAACTGTCCGAACAGGACACGGCGGAGCTGCTGGCGGGCGTGGAGGAATCCACTGATCGGCTGACGGATCTGGTGGACAACCTGCTGGATTCGTCCCGGTTGGCGACGGGCGCGATCGTGCCGCAGCTGCACCCGGTGGGCTACGACCAGGTCGTCGCGGGAGCGCTGGCCGGGTTGGAGGGCCGCGAGCGCGTCGAGGTCGACACCGACGAGTCGCTGCCCGCCGTGCTCGCCGACGTCGGACTGCTGGAGCGGGTCATCGCGAACGTCGTGCAGAACGCGGTGAAGTACGGCGGCGACCGGGTGAGCGTGCGGGCCAGCGAGCACGCCCGGTGGGTGGAGCTGCGCATCGTCGATCACGGCCCCGGCCTGCCCGAGGACGCCGCGGAGGCCGTGTTCGCCCCGTTCGAACGCCTCGACGGCCACGCGGACACGGGCCCGCCCGGTGTCGGCTTGGGGTTGAGCGTGGCGCAGGGTTTCATGCAGGCCATGCACGGCACGATCCGCGCGGAGGACACGCCCGGCGGCGGTCTCACCATGGTGCTGGCGCTGCCGGTGGCGACGGA
- a CDS encoding potassium-transporting ATPase subunit C translates to MFMTLLRQAGTGLRVLLVATVLLGIGYPLAVWGVSRVPGLHDHAEGSPLVVDGRVVGSELIGVDPVPANPARDPFFHTRPSASAAGNLGPGDPATSGGSNRSADNAEQLAAVQERRAAVAAREDVAPAAVPADAVTASASGVDPGISPAYAALQAPRVARTTGLPLPQVQRLIAESTSGGVVAERTVAVPALNAAVAAAHSG, encoded by the coding sequence ATGTTCATGACGCTGTTGCGGCAGGCCGGGACCGGGTTGCGGGTGCTGCTGGTGGCGACGGTGCTGCTGGGCATCGGGTATCCGCTGGCCGTGTGGGGCGTGAGCCGGGTGCCGGGGTTGCACGACCACGCGGAGGGCTCGCCGCTGGTGGTGGACGGCCGGGTCGTCGGCTCCGAGCTGATCGGGGTCGATCCGGTGCCCGCGAACCCGGCGCGGGACCCGTTCTTCCACACCCGGCCGTCGGCGTCGGCGGCGGGGAACCTCGGCCCGGGTGATCCGGCGACGTCCGGCGGTTCCAACCGGAGCGCGGACAACGCCGAACAGCTCGCCGCCGTGCAGGAACGCCGAGCCGCCGTCGCCGCCCGCGAGGACGTGGCGCCCGCGGCGGTCCCGGCCGACGCGGTCACCGCCTCGGCCAGCGGTGTCGATCCGGGCATCAGCCCCGCCTACGCCGCGTTGCAGGCGCCGCGCGTCGCCCGCACGACGGGTCTGCCGCTGCCGCAGGTGCAGCGCCTCATCGCGGAGTCCACCTCGGGTGGCGTCGTGGCCGAGCGCACCGTCGCCGTGCCCGCGCTCAACGCCGCCGTCGCCGCGGCCCACAGCGGGTGA
- the kdpF gene encoding K(+)-transporting ATPase subunit F, translating into MIALVADIAGGALALLLVVFLFVALIRPEKF; encoded by the coding sequence GTGATCGCGCTCGTGGCCGACATCGCGGGCGGAGCGCTCGCGCTGCTGCTCGTCGTCTTCCTGTTCGTCGCCCTGATCAGGCCGGAGAAGTTCTGA
- a CDS encoding MFS transporter, with protein sequence MTNPEVDVSEPAGHERKGDGGGRLPWSALLAMALTGFVIIMTETAPAGLLPQLAAGLDVSEASAGQLVSVYALGTVLAAVPAIRLTAPVRRKPLLLSGIAGFLVANTVTALAGDYAVAMAARFVAGAFSGLLWGMISGYTRAIVPISRAGTALAVAMVGTPVALSIGTPLGSFAGALVGWRSTFAGLSVISMALIGWVLAAVPDRPGTSGPRRTPVLQVLRIPGIAPVLLVVFTWMLAHNILYTYIAPYLAYVRVPGRVDLVLLLFGLSALGGIWFTGRAIDRSLRRLVLGSVAVFGLAGVLFGLWGDVPPLFYLATVLWGVAFGGSSVQVQTASADAAGSEIDLAQALLTVVFNMAIFGGGAVGAVLLATPGPVAFPWAAVVLAALAGGAALLARRHGFPPGPRAG encoded by the coding sequence GTGACCAATCCAGAAGTTGATGTGAGCGAACCGGCGGGGCACGAGCGAAAGGGGGACGGCGGCGGACGGCTGCCGTGGTCGGCGCTGCTGGCGATGGCGCTGACCGGATTCGTGATCATCATGACCGAGACCGCTCCGGCCGGACTGCTGCCGCAACTGGCCGCGGGACTCGACGTCAGCGAAGCCTCGGCCGGGCAGCTCGTCAGCGTCTACGCGCTCGGCACCGTCCTCGCGGCCGTCCCGGCCATCCGGCTCACGGCCCCGGTCCGGCGCAAACCGCTGCTGCTGAGCGGGATCGCCGGATTCCTGGTCGCGAACACCGTCACCGCGCTTGCCGGGGATTACGCCGTCGCAATGGCGGCCCGCTTCGTCGCCGGCGCGTTCTCCGGGCTCCTGTGGGGGATGATCTCCGGTTACACGCGGGCGATCGTGCCGATCTCCAGGGCGGGCACCGCACTCGCCGTCGCGATGGTCGGTACGCCGGTCGCCCTGTCGATCGGCACGCCGCTGGGCAGTTTCGCCGGGGCGCTGGTGGGCTGGCGATCGACGTTCGCCGGGCTGTCGGTGATCTCGATGGCGCTGATCGGATGGGTGCTGGCCGCGGTGCCGGACCGGCCCGGCACATCCGGGCCGCGGCGCACGCCGGTGCTCCAAGTGCTGCGCATCCCGGGTATCGCGCCGGTGCTGCTGGTCGTGTTCACCTGGATGCTCGCCCACAACATCCTCTACACCTACATCGCCCCGTACCTCGCCTACGTGCGAGTTCCGGGCCGGGTGGATCTCGTGCTGCTGCTGTTCGGGCTCTCCGCGCTCGGGGGGATCTGGTTCACCGGCCGGGCGATCGACCGTTCGCTGCGTCGGCTGGTGCTGGGCAGCGTGGCCGTGTTCGGCCTCGCCGGCGTGCTGTTCGGGCTGTGGGGCGACGTGCCGCCGTTGTTCTACCTCGCGACGGTGCTCTGGGGCGTGGCCTTCGGCGGTTCCTCCGTCCAGGTGCAGACCGCCTCGGCCGATGCGGCGGGCAGCGAGATCGACCTCGCGCAGGCGTTGCTCACCGTGGTGTTCAACATGGCCATCTTCGGCGGCGGCGCCGTCGGCGCGGTGCTGCTGGCGACTCCGGGGCCCGTCGCGTTCCCGTGGGCGGCGGTCGTGCTCGCGGCTCTCGCCGGGGGCGCCGCCTTGCTCGCCCGCCGCCACGGATTCCCGCCGGGCCCCCGCGCCGGGTGA
- a CDS encoding TetR/AcrR family transcriptional regulator, whose product MARTGRPREFDRDAALQAALRLFWEHGYEATSLAQLRTALGISSASFYAAFGSKEALFEEVVQTYMASFGRVTDAVGREDLPPRDAVEQVLRASARTQADPTHPAGCLLVLAATVGSADHGTVRALLTERRAVVRRNVAACVRRAVATGELDAETDPENLAVVFTSFMYGLSIESRDGATPESLDAAITHLMKVWDDARSEPAS is encoded by the coding sequence ATGGCACGCACGGGGCGTCCGCGCGAATTCGATCGCGATGCAGCGCTGCAGGCCGCACTGCGGCTGTTCTGGGAACACGGCTACGAAGCGACCAGCCTGGCGCAACTGCGGACCGCGCTGGGAATCTCCTCGGCCAGCTTCTACGCCGCCTTCGGTTCCAAAGAAGCGCTGTTCGAAGAGGTCGTCCAGACCTACATGGCCTCGTTCGGCCGGGTCACGGACGCCGTCGGACGGGAGGACCTGCCGCCGCGGGACGCCGTCGAGCAGGTCCTGCGCGCCTCTGCCCGGACCCAGGCCGACCCCACCCACCCGGCGGGCTGCCTGCTCGTCCTCGCCGCAACCGTCGGCTCCGCCGATCACGGAACCGTCCGAGCCTTGCTGACCGAGCGCCGGGCGGTGGTGCGGCGCAACGTCGCGGCCTGCGTGCGACGGGCGGTCGCAACAGGCGAACTCGACGCCGAGACGGACCCGGAGAACCTGGCCGTGGTGTTCACCTCGTTCATGTACGGCCTGTCGATCGAAAGCCGCGACGGCGCGACCCCGGAAAGCCTGGACGCGGCGATCACCCACCTGATGAAGGTGTGGGACGACGCCCGCTCCGAACCGGCGTCCTGA
- the kdpA gene encoding potassium-transporting ATPase subunit KdpA, whose translation MSTLAVGLVQVGLLVLALAVVYRPFGDHMARTYTDDRHWRVERWLYRLLRVDGDSGQRWSTYAAAVLGFSFVSVALLYLLQRVQALLPWNFGRGAVEPAMAFNTAVSFATNTNWQSYVPEQVLGHAVQVAGLTVQNFLSAAVGMAVAVALVRGFSRSGTDRIGNFWVDLTRGVVRILLPVAAVAAVLLVALGAVMSFAPGLHVVGLDGQPHTIATAPVASQEAIKVLGTNGGGVLNANSAHPFSNPGGLSDLLQVFLMLLIPICLTRTFATMVGDRRQGRALLAVMGGLLAAMLAIAWWAEAHPNGPAALAAGASMEGKEARFGTYLSGLFAVVTTGTSTGAVNSAHDSLSGLGGGVALLNMLLGEVAPGGVGAGLYGILVLAVIAVFLAGLMVGRTPEYLGKKLGRREITAAALSILVMPTLVLLGTGTAIALPTTSAAMGNSGAHGLSEVLYAYASAANNNGSAFAGLTATGDFFQVTLALAMLFGRFVPIMAVLMLAGALARQRRVPATAGTLPTTGPLFAGLLTGTVVLVAALTFLPALALGPIAEALA comes from the coding sequence ATGTCCACCCTCGCGGTCGGCCTGGTCCAGGTCGGCCTCCTCGTCCTCGCCCTCGCGGTGGTCTACCGCCCCTTCGGCGACCACATGGCGCGCACCTACACCGACGACCGGCACTGGCGCGTGGAGCGGTGGCTCTACCGCCTGCTGCGGGTCGACGGCGACTCCGGCCAGCGCTGGAGCACCTACGCCGCCGCCGTGCTCGGCTTCTCGTTCGTCTCGGTCGCGCTGCTCTACCTGCTGCAGCGGGTGCAAGCGCTGCTGCCGTGGAACTTCGGGCGCGGCGCCGTCGAACCCGCGATGGCGTTCAACACCGCCGTCAGCTTCGCGACCAACACCAACTGGCAGTCCTACGTGCCGGAGCAGGTGCTCGGCCACGCCGTGCAGGTCGCCGGGCTCACCGTGCAGAACTTCCTGTCCGCGGCGGTCGGCATGGCCGTCGCCGTCGCGCTGGTGCGCGGGTTCAGCCGCTCCGGCACCGACCGCATCGGGAACTTCTGGGTGGACCTGACCAGGGGAGTGGTGCGAATCCTGCTGCCCGTCGCGGCCGTGGCTGCGGTGCTGCTGGTCGCGCTCGGCGCGGTGATGAGCTTCGCGCCGGGCCTGCACGTGGTGGGCCTCGACGGGCAGCCGCACACGATCGCCACCGCGCCGGTCGCTAGCCAGGAGGCCATCAAGGTGCTCGGCACCAACGGTGGCGGCGTGCTCAACGCGAACTCGGCGCACCCGTTCTCGAACCCCGGCGGTCTCAGCGACCTGCTGCAGGTGTTCCTGATGCTGCTGATCCCGATCTGCCTGACCCGCACCTTCGCCACGATGGTCGGCGATCGGCGGCAGGGCCGGGCGCTGCTGGCGGTCATGGGCGGGCTGCTCGCCGCGATGCTCGCGATCGCGTGGTGGGCCGAGGCGCACCCGAACGGTCCGGCCGCGCTGGCCGCCGGCGCGTCGATGGAAGGCAAGGAGGCCCGGTTCGGGACGTACCTGTCCGGCCTGTTCGCCGTGGTCACCACCGGAACCTCGACGGGTGCGGTGAACTCGGCGCACGACAGCCTCAGCGGGCTCGGCGGTGGTGTCGCGCTGCTGAACATGCTGCTCGGCGAGGTCGCGCCCGGCGGAGTGGGAGCGGGGCTCTACGGAATCCTGGTGCTGGCCGTGATCGCGGTGTTCCTGGCCGGGCTGATGGTCGGGCGGACCCCGGAGTACCTGGGCAAGAAGCTCGGCCGCCGCGAGATCACCGCCGCCGCGCTGTCGATCCTGGTGATGCCGACGCTGGTGCTGCTCGGCACCGGGACCGCGATCGCGCTGCCCACGACTTCGGCGGCGATGGGGAATTCCGGCGCGCACGGCCTGTCCGAGGTCCTCTACGCGTACGCCTCGGCGGCCAACAACAACGGCAGCGCGTTCGCCGGGCTCACCGCCACCGGCGACTTCTTCCAGGTGACGCTGGCGCTGGCCATGCTGTTCGGCCGGTTCGTGCCGATCATGGCGGTGCTGATGCTCGCAGGCGCGCTCGCCCGGCAGCGGCGCGTCCCGGCCACCGCCGGAACCCTGCCGACCACGGGTCCGCTGTTCGCGGGCCTGCTCACCGGCACCGTCGTCCTCGTCGCCGCGCTGACGTTCCTGCCCGCGCTGGCGCTCGGCCCGATCGCGGAGGCATTGGCATGA
- the asnB gene encoding asparagine synthase (glutamine-hydrolyzing): MCGISGWIDFRRDLTREQPVIDAMCDTMACRGPDGAGTWVQPHAALGHRRLAIIDLPGGAQPMEVDTADGKVGMVYSGEAYNFTELRDELRRRGHSFDTDSDTEVVLHGYLEWGAGVAEKLNGMYAFAVWDTRTDQLLLIRDRMGIKPLYYQETENGIMFGSEPKAILANPEVEKVVDADGLRELFSVTKSPGKAIWQGMREVVPGTVVTFDRNGLREHTYWSLDVAEHTDDQETSVAHVRELLDDIVRRQLVADVPRCLLLSGGLDSSALTALSAQQLAEQGEKVRSFAVDFVGQTENFKPDEMRATPDGPFVQDVHKHVGSQHQDIVLDPQALADPAVRRAAVQSRDFPMGLGDMDNSLYLLFKAIRGHSTVALSGESADEVFGGYKWFHDPKVQQARTFPWLAAFDTQQAAGTQILDPSISSTLDLPGYISSEYEQAVAGMPKLDSDSPFEAKMREISYLHLTRFVRMLLDRKDRMSMAVGLEVRVPFCDHRLVEYVFNAPWSLKTFDGREKSLLRGASADVLPKSVVERVKSPYPSTQDPAYAAELQKQVKELIANGDRAMELLNADWVRKAADLDPSEVDTPTRNVFERALDVSVWFDLHNPTVKI; the protein is encoded by the coding sequence ATGTGCGGCATCTCCGGCTGGATCGACTTCCGCCGAGACCTCACCCGTGAACAGCCCGTCATCGACGCCATGTGCGACACCATGGCCTGCCGCGGGCCGGACGGAGCCGGGACCTGGGTCCAGCCCCACGCAGCGCTCGGCCACCGCAGGCTCGCGATCATCGACCTGCCCGGCGGCGCGCAGCCCATGGAGGTCGACACCGCCGACGGCAAGGTCGGCATGGTCTACAGCGGTGAGGCCTACAACTTCACCGAACTGCGCGACGAACTGCGCCGGCGCGGCCACTCCTTCGACACCGACAGCGACACCGAGGTCGTGCTGCACGGCTACCTCGAGTGGGGCGCAGGCGTCGCCGAGAAGCTCAACGGCATGTACGCGTTCGCCGTGTGGGACACCCGCACCGACCAGCTGCTGCTGATCCGGGACCGGATGGGCATCAAGCCGCTGTACTACCAGGAGACCGAGAACGGGATCATGTTCGGCTCCGAGCCGAAGGCCATCCTCGCCAATCCCGAGGTCGAGAAGGTCGTCGACGCCGACGGGCTGCGCGAGCTGTTCTCCGTGACCAAGTCGCCCGGCAAAGCCATCTGGCAGGGCATGCGCGAAGTCGTGCCCGGCACCGTGGTCACCTTCGACCGCAACGGCCTGCGCGAGCACACCTACTGGAGCCTCGACGTCGCCGAGCACACCGACGACCAGGAGACCAGCGTCGCGCACGTGCGCGAGCTGCTCGACGACATCGTGCGCCGCCAGCTCGTCGCCGACGTGCCGCGCTGCCTGCTGCTGTCCGGTGGCCTCGACTCCAGCGCGCTGACCGCGCTGTCCGCCCAGCAGCTCGCCGAGCAGGGCGAGAAGGTCCGCAGCTTCGCCGTGGACTTCGTCGGGCAGACCGAGAACTTCAAGCCCGACGAGATGCGCGCGACGCCCGACGGGCCGTTCGTGCAGGACGTGCACAAGCACGTCGGCTCGCAGCACCAGGACATCGTGCTCGACCCGCAGGCCCTGGCCGACCCCGCCGTGCGGCGCGCGGCCGTGCAGTCCCGGGACTTCCCGATGGGCCTCGGGGACATGGACAACTCGCTGTACCTGCTGTTCAAGGCCATCCGCGGCCACTCGACCGTGGCGCTGTCCGGCGAGTCCGCCGACGAGGTCTTCGGCGGCTACAAGTGGTTCCACGACCCGAAGGTGCAGCAGGCCCGCACCTTCCCGTGGCTGGCCGCGTTCGACACCCAGCAGGCCGCGGGCACCCAGATCCTCGACCCGTCGATCTCCTCGACGCTGGACCTGCCCGGCTACATCTCCTCGGAGTACGAGCAGGCCGTCGCCGGGATGCCGAAGCTCGACTCGGACAGCCCGTTCGAGGCGAAGATGCGCGAGATCAGCTACCTGCACCTCACCCGCTTCGTCCGGATGCTGCTGGACCGCAAGGACCGGATGAGCATGGCCGTGGGCCTGGAGGTCCGGGTGCCGTTCTGCGACCACCGGCTCGTCGAGTACGTGTTCAACGCGCCGTGGTCGCTGAAGACCTTCGACGGCCGGGAGAAGAGCCTGCTGCGCGGCGCGTCCGCCGACGTGCTGCCGAAATCGGTGGTGGAGCGGGTCAAGAGCCCGTACCCGTCCACCCAGGACCCGGCCTACGCCGCCGAGCTGCAGAAGCAGGTCAAGGAGCTCATCGCCAACGGCGACCGCGCAATGGAGCTGCTCAACGCCGACTGGGTGCGCAAGGCCGCGGACCTCGATCCGTCCGAAGTGGACACCCCCACCCGGAACGTGTTCGAGCGTGCCCTGGACGTCTCGGTGTGGTTCGACCTGCACAACCCGACGGTGAAGATCTGA
- the kdpB gene encoding potassium-transporting ATPase subunit KdpB gives MTTVLTPPDKQAPHRERAVAAGAFSPRQLLAALPRALRKLHPRHQLANPVMFVVWVGSVLVTALTVVEPSVFSIVVAAWLWFTVLFANLAEAVAEGRGRAQADSLRRAKSEAVARRITEHGEESVAGTALRVGDRVVVEAGEVIPGDGDVVEGIATVDESAITGESAPVIRESGGDRSSVTAGTTVLSDRIVVRIGTAPGETFVDRMIALVEGARRQKTPNEIALTILLCTLTIVFLLAVTALQPMAGYSGSPLSVVTLTALLVCLIPTTIGALLSAIGIAGMDRLVQRNVLAKSGRAVEAAGDVDTLLLDKTGTITFGNRRATELVPVGGVSERELAEVASLSSLADPTPEGVSVVEFCRERFGGLPAESGETVEFTAQTRMSGIDLPGRRIRKGAVSAVGEWVRSGGGTVESEVDDVADGIGRDGGTPLAVAEERGGAVRVLGVIRLSDVVKPGMAQRFAQLRAMGIRTVMVTGDNPLTAAAIARDAGVDDHLAEAKPEDKMELIRREQEGGRLVAMTGDGTNDAPALAQADVGVAMNTGTAAAKEAGNMVDLDSDPTKLIEVVEIGKQLLITRGALTTFSIANDLAKYFAILPALFVAIHPQLGRLNVMHLATPSSAIISAVIFNALIIVALIPLALRGVRYRPASAASLLRRNLLLFGVGGVITPFFGIWLIDLVVRHLPGLG, from the coding sequence ATGACCACCGTCCTGACCCCACCGGACAAGCAGGCGCCGCACCGAGAACGGGCCGTGGCCGCCGGGGCGTTCAGCCCGCGCCAGCTGCTCGCCGCGCTGCCCCGCGCGCTGCGCAAGCTGCACCCGCGCCACCAGCTCGCCAACCCCGTCATGTTCGTGGTCTGGGTGGGATCGGTGCTGGTGACCGCGCTGACCGTCGTCGAACCCAGTGTGTTCAGCATCGTCGTCGCGGCGTGGCTGTGGTTCACCGTGCTGTTCGCGAACCTGGCCGAAGCGGTCGCCGAAGGGCGTGGCCGGGCGCAGGCCGATTCGTTGCGCCGCGCCAAATCCGAAGCCGTCGCACGCCGGATCACCGAGCACGGCGAGGAATCCGTCGCGGGCACCGCGTTGCGCGTCGGCGACCGGGTGGTCGTCGAGGCGGGCGAGGTGATCCCCGGCGACGGCGACGTCGTCGAAGGCATCGCCACCGTCGACGAGTCCGCCATCACCGGAGAATCCGCGCCGGTGATCCGGGAATCCGGCGGTGACCGCAGTTCCGTCACCGCGGGCACCACGGTGCTCTCGGACCGGATCGTGGTGCGGATCGGCACCGCTCCCGGCGAGACCTTCGTGGACCGGATGATCGCGCTCGTCGAAGGCGCGCGGCGGCAGAAGACGCCGAACGAGATCGCGCTGACGATCCTGCTGTGCACGCTGACGATCGTCTTCCTGCTCGCGGTCACCGCGCTGCAGCCGATGGCCGGCTACTCCGGTTCGCCGCTGTCGGTGGTGACGCTGACGGCGCTGCTGGTGTGCCTGATCCCGACCACGATCGGCGCGCTGCTCTCGGCGATCGGCATCGCGGGCATGGACCGGTTGGTGCAGCGCAACGTGCTCGCCAAGTCCGGGCGCGCGGTGGAGGCCGCCGGGGACGTGGACACGCTGCTGCTGGACAAGACGGGCACCATCACCTTCGGCAACCGGCGGGCCACCGAGCTGGTGCCGGTCGGGGGAGTCTCCGAGCGGGAGCTCGCGGAGGTGGCGAGCCTGTCCAGCCTCGCCGACCCCACGCCCGAGGGCGTCAGCGTCGTCGAGTTCTGCCGCGAGCGCTTCGGCGGCCTGCCCGCGGAATCCGGCGAGACCGTCGAGTTCACCGCGCAGACCCGGATGAGCGGCATCGACTTGCCCGGCAGGCGGATCCGCAAGGGCGCGGTGAGCGCGGTGGGCGAGTGGGTGCGCTCCGGCGGCGGCACCGTCGAGTCCGAAGTGGACGACGTGGCCGACGGCATCGGGCGGGACGGCGGCACACCGCTTGCCGTCGCGGAGGAGCGTGGCGGAGCCGTGCGGGTGCTCGGCGTGATCCGGCTGTCCGACGTCGTCAAACCCGGCATGGCGCAGCGGTTCGCGCAGCTGCGCGCGATGGGCATCCGCACCGTCATGGTCACCGGCGACAACCCGCTCACCGCCGCCGCCATCGCGCGGGACGCGGGCGTCGACGACCACCTCGCCGAGGCGAAGCCCGAGGACAAGATGGAGCTGATCCGCCGGGAGCAGGAAGGCGGGCGGCTGGTCGCGATGACCGGCGACGGCACCAACGACGCGCCCGCGCTCGCGCAGGCCGACGTCGGGGTCGCGATGAACACCGGAACGGCCGCCGCGAAGGAGGCCGGGAACATGGTGGACCTCGACTCCGACCCGACGAAGCTCATCGAGGTCGTGGAGATCGGCAAGCAGCTGCTCATCACGCGCGGGGCGTTGACGACGTTCAGCATCGCCAACGACCTGGCGAAGTACTTCGCCATCCTGCCCGCGCTGTTCGTGGCGATCCACCCGCAGCTGGGCCGGTTGAACGTGATGCACCTGGCGACGCCGTCCTCGGCGATCATCTCGGCGGTGATCTTCAACGCGCTGATCATCGTGGCGCTGATCCCGCTGGCGCTGCGCGGCGTCCGCTACCGCCCGGCGAGCGCGGCGTCGCTGCTGCGCCGCAACCTGCTGCTGTTCGGCGTGGGCGGAGTCATCACCCCGTTCTTCGGCATCTGGCTCATCGACCTCGTCGTCCGCCACCTGCCCGGACTGGGCTGA